In Megalobrama amblycephala isolate DHTTF-2021 linkage group LG9, ASM1881202v1, whole genome shotgun sequence, the sequence cgatcgattcgctagataagacccttattactcatctggtatcgtttaaagcccttgaagctgcactgaaactgtaattttgaccttcaatctgttggtagccattgaaatccactgtaaggagaataatcctggaatgttatcctcaaaaaccttcatttcttttcgactgacgaaagaaagacatgaacatcttggatgacatgggggtgagtaaatttatcaggaaaagtgtatttaaaagtgaactaatcctttaagtgtgtTTTGTGTGCCTGTGGGTAGATAACATAACATGTTCatggattattatttttaatcactGATCAAATTAATAcaccttgaatgcaatgtaagtgTGTTTGgttaaaagcatctgccaaatgcattaaTGTAATCAAGATTTCAAAGCTAAAATGTTTCTGTTAAATAATTATGAATGATctttttaaatcacatttttgcctactacactgtaaaaataaaatatataggtaacactttattttaaggtgacatagttacacgttactacatgtatttactatagtaataacagtaaattatgtataattacaagtaactaacccttaACCTAaccgtaactctatagtaagtacatgtagataattaatattactcagtatttatttgagtaagtacaatgtaacgtCAATGTAcgtcacattaaaataaagtgtaaccaaaaaacttttttaaataaaacaagattattggagtatgttttacaagaaaatactatttcagtcattctacttcaaaatttcacatttaattcaatgtgttacttgccatttctaTGTAATAGTCAAATtcactagcaatttctgagtgaaaattgtttcaaaattgttcattttaaattttagaacaattaaaatacaaatattccTCTTCCGTCAATTAACACGAGCTCCTGAAAGAGCTGCAGAACGGATTAATATAGTTTAACACACGGCACACCTCATGTCACCTAGCCAGAATGATTTCATGACAGCTCGCtccatgtgtttttgtgtttatgtgaatgtgcatgtgcatgtgtgtgtgtgtgtgtgtgtgtgtgtaagtgtgtgactGTTCATCTGTCTGCATATTCTGTGGGTGGAGTGGCTACAGTCCATTATAAATCTGGCAGCGTGTTACTCTGAAATGGGTCCCCTCTATCACCCTCTCTGGCACTGCGCAACGCTTAAATGGCTCCCCTATATCACCTCTCTGGCACACTCAAGCTCTTTAATCCATTTTGAGGTTTATACAGCATGATGAATGCCAAATAGATGGAGCCTGCGGCGGCCCGTCGCACACAGACACAAGTCTTTTCAGTCACGGCCCAGAATAACAATCTGAACTTAAATCACTTGACTTTTAATCGTCACATTTGATCACACAAAGATTATACTTTGATGTGAGACTGAATATTATGCAGAAAATTAATCTATAGTGTGTCGATCTGAACTTTGTCGGTAAGAACTTTGGAGTAAATATGAGAGTGTATGAATCTGAAATCCTTATCTAAAACACAAAAACCTCAGAAACAACAGTCGCTTCATTTGCATCATGTACATCAGCAACATTAGTTTGAATTTACCGGCACTAAATAATCATTACaattttgaaataataatataatataatataatataatataatataatataatataatataatatatttcaaacgtcttaatataatataaagtttCAAACATCTTTTAGCACTGTTTCAAGttctgaataataattaaaaataataataataatagaaaatcaaaaaaaatcaaaagcagCCTAAGAAAtacacagatgatgtataaatactttacaaaaacaaattcatactaatgtgaatttttattaacattatattacaataatatttgtattcaattttatgtattttacatgacatcaattataattattatattatttaaaatgctttttttgcattgtgCCATTGTTTTATGATAATTTAACAGAACTAAAATAGGCTTCATTTTCtatgaaaaaatgtattatattttatactttttaacgATGTGGTGAATTATTAagacacatacatacagtatttaCAGAATGGATctaaataatcattttaattttaaaataataataataataataaaacaaaaaatattactagtagtaatgatgataatataatataatataatataatgtctTTTAGATCTACTGTTTCATGTcctgaataaaacaaacaaaccttgATTTGCCAGAAGCTTCTTTCTCTCATATTCATGATCCTGTTAAACAAACAGTAAACAAAGATTGTTTTAATCGACCGGTAAGACAAATGATTTTATAGTTGTGAACTATAATTGCTAAATCTGACAAAACATCCTATTTTGATTAATAGGTGCCGTTTTATTTTCATTCTAAAAATGTGAAAGTGATGTACCTCATTATGAGGGTCGGCAGAGGGGAATATTCTCAGACTACAGCGTCTGTCTCTGTTCAAATAAACACCATCCACCTCCACTCTCACtgacctgaaacacacacacagttttatTCATCTTATATATTCTAGACGGTAATCCAGAGCATCTTCTGACGGTGGGTCTGTCCAGGTGTCTCAGCATGAGGACGGAGGGTTTTACCTCTCAGACGTGAGTGGCTGGTTTGGCTCCCTGGAGGCCTCTGATTGGCTGCCTCTTCTTGATGAGACAGTTGGCTTGGCAACGACCTCTCTAACCTCTGTCACCTCTGCATGCAGCGTGCCACAGTTCTCCATCTCTGCTTGTGTCTGCTGATCGTCATTCTCTGGAATCTGATACAATGGCATTAATACaagtttttggttttgtttactCATAAACATGTTTACTGTcattaaatctaatttgttttagcattatattattaaacacacattttaattGAAGAAGTATAAGTAGCATGGATCATGAAATCAATTGATCAATCAATATGATCTTTGATCCAAATCTCTTGATTTGCTCTATGCATGAAACACCTGGATGGCCTGCGACTTTTgacaaatattgtgaaatatacaaCTAGAGCATGTTGTTTGGGACACtgcatcccacaatgcaatgcttTCAACGTGACCGTCCATTTCCAAAGTGACAAATGAACTGGAAATGTTATTAATATCCATCATTTCTAACattattaagtcattatttGATTGGACTGCCAAAAGTTAAgacattttttacacaaaactgCATTAAAATTGGAAAATAACCTTATTTATGCCACCTATTTTGCGgcaatttttttgtattatgatattattttcataaaagtTAAGCACATTTTCCACTTAAATTCTCATGATCATAATGCACCTGTAAATAAGagttttatagattttttttttaattcccatGATTCATAATGGTAATTCTCATTAGATGTTCATTAATGTAgtacaatatatttaatatattatttttaaataataaatattttaattaatttaaatattatatatacatttacataattatattatattaataaatattgtattataatgTTTGTGTATagttgaatatatttttatataacaaattgtaattattatattatttaaaaatgaaaaatatgctcaattatcattaaataaaataggcTTCATTTTCTATGGGCAAAATATtatggggtgaaatatgaccagtatatatatatatatatatatatatatagattttttatatatttttactagtgggtgcaggacactacagttcatttatgtaagtgaggatagcaaaataaagtaaactgtgacatattatacccaaaaattattcattcagtggactaccagtaaaattgataaaaatttggaaccaaaaattattcagacactttgacctgaccatgttttgctaaagtgttatctgacataattaagattaattttttctgtCACAGTTAAACTCTGAgatcttttcatattttattaccattttaaactatagtgaataaactgtattaatgaatgaaatgttcaaggtgtctgagtaaattttggtttgactatatatatatgcaatacACTTGTAACTAGTAAAGGTGGTAACTGATCGTTGAAACCTTCTCTAATTTAGACTCCACTCCTTTAAGTCCAATCCGGCCATCCTCTGAGGAAACAGCCAATCCAGGTGGTGGTGTGGGGCGGGGCTTTCCAGAGAGACAGCCAATCACAGCGTCTGGAGAGGGCAGAGCACCTAAAGAATGACAAACTAttatctattatttatttagcataaCAATCAAGCATCAGTGAAGTTAAAGAGGATGATAGCACTCATGAACCACTGACACATACACAACACACatacgcatacacacacacacctgtctcaGTGAGGCACAGTTGTTGCATTAACAAATTGAGCCAGTAGCTTGTGATTCCATTATTGGCCACCAGAGGGTCCACAGGCGTCTTGGTCGTCACAGAGACGTCAGACAAATTCTTGGTCATCACAGAGACCTCACTGGAGTCCAGCCCGAGCAGCAGACGTCTGGCCTCATATAGGTTAATGATGTTCCTCTCCAAACCTTTCACAACCACTGACTGGACACAGACACTTTAAACAGTTATACATATATTGATGAGCAAAAATAAAAACCAGCTGAAATGTGATTGAAACAATGTTAGTTGTTGTTTGAAcactggggaaaaaaatgttgaaacattatttaatgcatcttaAATCATAGTAAACAATATGCCATCTGTGCCTGAATGGTGTAGTATTTCTGATTTTGAGGTATGAATGGCTTTTGGTCTTATATTACCCACAACCCCCTGCTCTATGGAAACAGGAGCAGTGTGATGATTCCCTTTGAACCTAAAAGTCCaattatgatacattttaaaggttccctagaattaaaaattgaatttaccttggcatagttaaataacaagagttcagtacatggaaatgacatacagtgagtctcaaactccattgtttcctccttcttatataaatctcatttgtgtaaaagacctccgaagaacaggcgaatctcaacataacaccgactgttacgtaacagtcgggatcattaatatgtacgcccccaatatttgcatatgccagctcatgttcaaggcattagacaagggcagccagtattaacgtctggatctgtgcacagctgaatcatcagactaggtaagcaagcaagaacaatagagaaaaatggcagatggagcaataataactgacgtgatccatgataacatgatatttttagagatatttgtaaattgtctttctaaatgtttcgttagcatgttgctaatgtactgttaaatgtggttaaagttaccattgtttcttactgtattcacagagacaagactgtcgttattttcattttttaaacacttgcagtctgtataattcataaacacaaattcattctttataaatctctccaacagtgtagcattagccgttagccacggagcactatcaaactcattcaaaatcaaatgtaaacatccaaataaatactatacttacgcgattagacatgctgcatgacaaacactttgtaaagatccattttgagggttatattagctgtgtgaactttgtttatgctgtttaaggcagtcaagagctcgggggcggggagcacgagaatttaaaggggccgcacgctgaatcggcgcatatttaatgatgccccaaaataggcagttaaaaaaatgaattaaaaaaaatctatggggtattttgagctgaaacttcacagacacattaaggggacaccttagacttatattacatcttgtgaaaacacgttctacggcacctttatgATAACTAATTTAGTGATCTAATGGTGTGAATGCCCCTGATAATACCTGCAGTGTCAAGACCTTAAAATATGTACCCATAATTTTAGTCTGTAGTAGAAGTATATGAATTTCACATTTATATGCATCCCTTTTTGTGACAGGTGCATTGTGCTGTAGTACCTTCGCTGTCTGCTTGACCTTCGGTTTGACGCTGATGAAAACGCCCAGACTCTGCATCATCTGAGCGAGTTTCCGAGGGTCAGAATCTCCCTCGTCCTTCAAATCGAAcatcagacagacaggcagacagtcCTGCATGAGAACAGACACAGTCAGACACGAACAAGACGGCCCAGAGGAGACACACACATTGACAGAATCTTATAAATATGTTGTTGTTTATTATATCATCCATGCCGTGTACGCTGTTAATCCATTATGCTGCTAATCCTGTCAGAACAGCATCTAGTTTCACATTACATGACACTTTCTCTGATATCTCCTAATGCAgtgacattcagacattttaacTGTGACATACATGTTATCTGAGGCCACAGTATAATGAATGAATGTTATACACATTTTCACACTTGCGTATATGTAGATGTTGCAGTTAATGATTTTGTTGGGTCTACTGTTGTTTAAAGTttaataaaattgaaaaatgaatgtgaaaGCAGCACTTTGGGAGAAATTACCAGTTAATTATATTGAATACAGACTGACccaatgttattttagtatgattaatatactattatagtacttatttttttatttaattttagtaattttgttgttgtatgtttttctttctttaataatatatctatttagattttattctttttttatttcaggtttAGTTTGTGTCATTTTAGTACAACAacaactaaaactaaactaaacaaaatagaaatgttgtaagttattttgtatttatttcaattaaagtttattttatgccaattaatgttttttaaatatttttatgttaggTTTTAGTTTACACCAGCAACACCGGACTGACCCAAACCCTAAAAAAGAACATTATGCAtttatcaaattaaaaaaaggtaactgaaataaaataaaatataaaaaaagtacttattttatttcagttaattgcaaaggcaacatttctataTGCCATTTAGTTTACATTGAAGTattaaaatcactaaaactgaaataaaaatgaatgtaatCTATATAGACATTgaaaaaactaactaaaatgacaaaaacagcaaaactttacctaaaattacaattaaactgaaaaatactcaaataaaaacattcaaaatattcctaaaaacaaaaatagtacATTAAAgctattaaaataacactgtatcTCGCTTCTTGTCTCAGCACACACACCCTTACAAAaataagtatacttcaagttcattttaagTACATACTTGAGTATggttcaaatatatttttaattatactttatgtagtaagtatactaatagcaATGTACAAGTAGGACACTTACAAGtatactactagtacattgatattagtgtacttactacataaagtaggctatacttaaaaatatacttaagtagtattgaaatagtacacttaGTACAACTAGTTTACAAATATGTTTTTCATTTGTACTGTAACAATactcagtgcttcccacacattgactttacttgggcgggccgcgcAGGTTTATTAACGGCCGCcaaagtatatttggagacacatttttgcttttattatttttatcctcttatacttttatatccgcccaagataatgaaaccatccgcgatcgattaactagtcgtttcgtacctgctcgttatgtgtgcgtcagaactgtttactcccgctgacattcccacgggcgctgcattttgcaaagtcacaagggggcgctgttgcgcgttctatAAGCTCACGCAACAGTGCTAagttcagactgcttcaaagtgattctcaatcaatgaaaagcgcagatttatgccaagcgattgctaatgaactcaagttgatgaattattacaatgtcaaCTTTATgacctttatataaaatgttttagaaggttgtaagaatctgaaggatcagcctgcaatattacagacatttcaaaataagagtcccggtgtatttcgggcttgtttataattaaaagtcacacgctaagttttttctttttcttttgggcattattggtgttttggttacacaataaattgtatttaatttgatttccatttaatttatagtaaattattgtagtcttccccacaggaagaaaagactaagaacattatttgacacatatattatttattatataaattttactagtaaaatctgtgccccattcactgagagagacactatatgacagcaaggagaacgaaggaaaaggagaaccatttaaatgctgtaattttgcataatttacaaggcataataatgcataatattagtatgtaattaaatgtaatatgctatgtaattaaaattaatttcagtaaataaaaatactgttaaaaatcatacattatttgtttgtcacatgtagtagaccatttttgtgctaTGGATAATAGGATGATTTTTCACCCGGTTAcaaccgcaagtatatttcaaacctgtgggaagcactgatacTACAAGTGAACTTATAGGTACTGATAGTTTACTAGTCAAATACTTGTAGcacattttttagtttatgaaagtacactttgaagtaTACTCTAGGTAGAAtactagtttagtagttttttacttcaagtatacttgtaagttttctttaagtgaacttaacatcatacttatattttactatttatatattagttttgcactttaagtatactacTATATTTCTATTTAGGTATTAATTTTTATACTTGAAATATACCTTTAACTGTACTTTTAAGTAGATTTGAAGTAAATTCGTAGACAGTATACTGAcagcacacttgaataaacttttTGTACCATCAGCTGCTGTCGAGCGAGGCACACTCCGTCGGCCGTGCCCTGGATGAGGAGCGAGGGTGTGTGTTGCGGAGCGCTGAGGTCGGGCAGGATGATCTGAGTGTTTGTCTGATGCATCACGGTGAGAAAGTTTGCTCCGTTTTGACCCAACAGGAACAGGTGCTGCTGTGAGGTGACGTCCAGCTGTGTGCTCACCATCACTCCCGTCAAACCCGAGCCCAGCAGCAGCTCCATGAGGACGCAGGTCGCCTTCTgcagaggtcaaaggtcaaggaATAATTGCACTGCCCTGCAACATATTTGCTGAATGAAATCTAATACTTTTTTCTTGCTAATTTTGGGGTCTTGATTCCAATGTTTTTCTCTAGCACGtcactttttcacaaaatatgatgtttattttgttgcatttttttttttttttttttttttcaaaagtttcttggggaaacACAAAAgctttgaaatatattttttctctgCCATCTCAAATTCTTTCCATACCAATGTcataccaatatatatatatatatatatatggagcCCCTatagggacatggtgatggaaaaaaaaattagatggaaggaaaaattatattttaatgcttttgcgtttccccaagaaacttttgtgttcttttgcaagtgaacgcaaaatttcagaattgcgactttatattatatctgactttacaacacgcaattctgacttcatatcacgTGGTGTCATATCTGAACACGTGCGTCACCTTCACGGTAGCAGTGTTTCCTTGCACTCCTCTCACGCTGCAGGTGCTGCAGTAAAGTTTGGGCTGTGTTCTGAAGCTCACGCTCACTCCAAACGCCTGAGCCACGTGCTGGATCACCGGTGACCCCGTATCGGCCACCACACCCCCCACAAGGGTCACAGggaggtcaaaggtcagcaCCAGAGGCTGCAGGTCCTGCAGGTCACAAACTTATGCAAATCACACCAGATTCACATGCACATACATCCGTAAAACACATATTTGGATCTAATTATATGAACACTGAAAGTCACATATttgaatataattaatttattagaaTGACAGCCTTATTAATTTCCATTATACTTAATGGTGTTTCTCACTAGATTTTCATTACTGTAGTGCAATATTTTTAAATCAGCATGAAAATTAAATGTAGAATAACAAATATTACAACTGcgatttttaaattatttttatattttgtaatatattgatatgttatattaatatattaatattataatcagggttattattgttaactacaaacattacttgaaataaaataaaaatgaactgaaataaaatataaaaaaaaaacacttacatttacttactatttacttttttttttacaccaaagcaacatttctcattttcatttagtttgttgaaatactaaaataataaaaacacaaataaaaatgattcaACTTtagctaaaattaaaataaaaaatataaaaacataaaatctaattcaaaattttaacattttttaaaaacattttgatacaaaaataacactgattataatattacataaatgtattatataatttataatatctttttatatattttaatatattattatttatattgtaattaaatataaaaatgtgttttcataaaaataaggtTACAATGCAAATAACAGTTGGTCCATTGTGACTTTTCTTTTACTATGGGCTGAAATATGAGACATAAAAACACATATCtgaatctaaatatataaaaactgaatataaagtcaaatataatgaatatttattaGAATCCCGCCTCACTGACCCGGATCTGTCTCCGCGCAGACTCCACCCCCTGAACCGGCCCGGCGATTGACACCTGCAGGTATGTGAAAAATGTAGTATGTAGTATGTTTCGACCAGTATGCAACGATGATGAGAAGAAATTCTGTGGTTTCACATCTAAGTACCTGGTTGCTCTTTTCTCCTGTTCCGTTGTTCCGGTTGGAATCAGGGAAGTGAATGTGGCAGGAAGTGTCCTCCATGACCTTCTTAATGTTCCCGCCCCCTTTACCGATCACATGAGAGTGCTCTGTGTGCGTGACGTCCATCTTCAGCGTGACCTTATTCACCTGAGCACAGGTGGGTTGGTGTGAGTCTCCACAGGACAGATAAACACagaagggataattcacccaaaaatgaaaatattgtaaTGATATattcaaacctgtataaatttcattcttctgctgaacacaaaagatattaaCCAAACAGTTAATGGACCCccttgacttccatagtattaaaaaaaaatgactatgGAAGCCAGAgaggcccatcaactgtttgattactgacatttttcaaaatatcttcctttgtgttcagcagaagaaagaaattcatacaggtttg encodes:
- the bicc2 gene encoding bicaudal C homolog 2 isoform X4 yields the protein MILELLETKVNKVTLKMDVTHTEHSHVIGKGGGNIKKVMEDTSCHIHFPDSNRNNGTGEKSNQVSIAGPVQGVESARRQIRDLQPLVLTFDLPVTLVGGVVADTGSPVIQHVAQAFGVSVSFRTQPKLYCSTCSVRGVQGNTATVKKATCVLMELLLGSGLTGVMVSTQLDVTSQQHLFLLGQNGANFLTVMHQTNTQIILPDLSAPQHTPSLLIQGTADGVCLARQQLMDCLPVCLMFDLKDEGDSDPRKLAQMMQSLGVFISVKPKVKQTAKSVVVKGLERNIINLYEARRLLLGLDSSEVSVMTKNLSDVSVTTKTPVDPLVANNGITSYWLNLLMQQLCLTETVCHSLGALPSPDAVIGCLSGKPRPTPPPGLAVSSEDGRIGLKGVESKLEKIPENDDQQTQAEMENCGTLHAEVTEVREVVAKPTVSSRRGSQSEASREPNQPLTSERSVRVEVDGVYLNRDRRCSLRIFPSADPHNEDHEYERKKLLANQAMQQKPVVTEVRTPTDTWSGLGFSKSMPTDAVRELRAVSRRCYRPYNNQQQSWSSQCGKERVWNGSDSENWRERRGSLSSSPPSLSSSSSSFPAYSLSSARTSEGYLTTSEGGATVSRHLIGSSPSSAHTDDLIELLAQLGLEKYIDIFQQQEIDYQTFLTLSDEDLKEVGVNTFGARRKMILAITDLSKKRKFPEPPTVKSGYLEGGASGRLPRIMDEDVAAKSNRW
- the bicc2 gene encoding bicaudal C homolog 2 isoform X1 → MAASETCSTVPESPEPEPCDRPQLDQDQDQNQNKKEEEDEDEDDEGSELQNQEPSDPECVEERFRIDRKKLELMLYAPAEGSGLSGEEFFEKVMRETHTQVKWPSKLKIGAKSKKDPHVKVEGKRANVLEAKRMILELLETKVNKVTLKMDVTHTEHSHVIGKGGGNIKKVMEDTSCHIHFPDSNRNNGTGEKSNQVSIAGPVQGVESARRQIRDLQPLVLTFDLPVTLVGGVVADTGSPVIQHVAQAFGVSVSFRTQPKLYCSTCSVRGVQGNTATVKKATCVLMELLLGSGLTGVMVSTQLDVTSQQHLFLLGQNGANFLTVMHQTNTQIILPDLSAPQHTPSLLIQGTADGVCLARQQLMDCLPVCLMFDLKDEGDSDPRKLAQMMQSLGVFISVKPKVKQTAKSVVVKGLERNIINLYEARRLLLGLDSSEVSVMTKNLSDVSVTTKTPVDPLVANNGITSYWLNLLMQQLCLTETVCHSLGALPSPDAVIGCLSGKPRPTPPPGLAVSSEDGRIGLKGVESKLEKIPENDDQQTQAEMENCGTLHAEVTEVREVVAKPTVSSRRGSQSEASREPNQPLTSERSVRVEVDGVYLNRDRRCSLRIFPSADPHNEDHEYERKKLLANQAMQQKPVVTEVRTPTDTWSGLGFSKSMPTDAVRELRAVSRRCYRPYNNQQQSWSSQCGKERVWNGSDSENWRERRGSLSSSPPSLSSSSSSFPAYSLSSARTSEGYLTTSEGGATVSRHLIGSSPSSAHTDDLIELLAQLGLEKYIDIFQQQEIDYQTFLTLSDEDLKEVGVNTFGARRKMILAITDLSKKRKFPEPPTVKSGYLEGGASGRLPRIMDEDVAAKSNRW
- the bicc2 gene encoding bicaudal C homolog 2 isoform X3, encoding MAASETCSTVPESPEPEPCDRPQLDQDQDQNQNKKEEEDEDEDDEGSELQNQEPSDPECVEERFRIDRKKLELMLYAPAEGSGLSGEEFFEKVMRETHTQVKWPSKLKIGAKSKKDPHVKVEGKRANVLEAKRMILELLETKVNKVTLKMDVTHTEHSHVIGKGGGNIKKVMEDTSCHIHFPDSNRNNGTGEKSNQVSIAGPVQGVESARRQIRDLQPLVLTFDLPVTLVGGVVADTGSPVIQHVAQAFGVSVSFRTQPKLYCSTCSVRGVQGNTATVKKATCVLMELLLGSGLTGVMVSTQLDVTSQQHLFLLGQNGANFLTVMHQTNTQIILPDLSAPQHTPSLLIQGTADGVCLARQQLMDCLPVCLMFDLKDEGDSDPRKLAQMMQSLGVFISVKPKVKQTAKSVVVKGLERNIINLYEARRLLLGLDSSEVSVMTKNLSDVSVTTKTPVDPLVANNGITSYWLNLLMQQLCLTETDAVIGCLSGKPRPTPPPGLAVSSEDGRIGLKGVESKLEKIPENDDQQTQAEMENCGTLHAEVTEVREVVAKPTVSSRRGSQSEASREPNQPLTSERSVRVEVDGVYLNRDRRCSLRIFPSADPHNEDHEYERKKLLANQAMQQKPVVTEVRTPTDTWSGLGFSKSMPTDAVRELRAVSRRCYRPYNNQQQSWSSQCGKERVWNGSDSENWRERRGSLSSSPPSLSSSSSSFPAYSLSSARTSEGYLTTSEGGATVSRHLIGSSPSSAHTDDLIELLAQLGLEKYIDIFQQQEIDYQTFLTLSDEDLKEVGVNTFGARRKMILAITDLSKKRKFPEPPTVKSGYLEGGASGRLPRIMDEDVAAKSNRW
- the bicc2 gene encoding bicaudal C homolog 2 isoform X2; its protein translation is MAASETCSTVPESPEPEPCDRPQLDQDQDQNQNKKEEEDEDEDDEGSELQNQEPSDPECVEERFRIDRKKLELMLYAPAEGSGLSGEEFFEKVMRETHTQVKWPSKLKIGAKSKKDPHVKVEGKRANVLEAKRMILELLETKVNKVTLKMDVTHTEHSHVIGKGGGNIKKVMEDTSCHIHFPDSNRNNGTGEKSNQVSIAGPVQGVESARRQIRDLQPLVLTFDLPVTLVGGVVADTGSPVIQHVAQAFGVSVSFRTQPKLYCSTCSVRGVQGNTATVKKATCVLMELLLGSGLTGVMVSTQLDVTSQQHLFLLGQNGANFLTVMHQTNTQIILPDLSAPQHTPSLLIQGTADGVCLARQQLMDCLPVCLMFDLKDEGDSDPRKLAQMMQSLGVFISVKPKVKQTAKSVVVKGLERNIINLYEARRLLLGLDSSEVSVMTKNLSDVSVTTKTPVDPLVANNGITSYWLNLLMQQLCLTETGALPSPDAVIGCLSGKPRPTPPPGLAVSSEDGRIGLKGVESKLEKIPENDDQQTQAEMENCGTLHAEVTEVREVVAKPTVSSRRGSQSEASREPNQPLTSERSVRVEVDGVYLNRDRRCSLRIFPSADPHNEDHEYERKKLLANQAMQQKPVVTEVRTPTDTWSGLGFSKSMPTDAVRELRAVSRRCYRPYNNQQQSWSSQCGKERVWNGSDSENWRERRGSLSSSPPSLSSSSSSFPAYSLSSARTSEGYLTTSEGGATVSRHLIGSSPSSAHTDDLIELLAQLGLEKYIDIFQQQEIDYQTFLTLSDEDLKEVGVNTFGARRKMILAITDLSKKRKFPEPPTVKSGYLEGGASGRLPRIMDEDVAAKSNRW